The proteins below come from a single Candidatus Bathyarchaeota archaeon genomic window:
- a CDS encoding KH domain-containing protein — MPGPDMFVRIPKERVGILIGPDGKTKQYIENTLPVKLTIDTEGSITIILNENAADPSILLRSKDIVTAIGRGFAPETAFRLIRNEEDIFDMVDLRLIFGRSESDIKRIKGRIIGADGKTRKLIEELSEADVVVYGHTVGIIGSFEQADIARNAVQMIVEGCQHHTVYKYLQRKRTELKKEKLELWDKPPK, encoded by the coding sequence ATGCCTGGTCCAGACATGTTTGTGAGAATTCCTAAAGAGCGCGTTGGCATACTGATAGGTCCCGACGGCAAAACAAAACAGTATATAGAAAACACACTACCAGTGAAGCTTACCATAGACACGGAAGGCAGCATCACCATCATCCTCAATGAGAACGCCGCTGACCCCTCCATTCTGCTACGCAGCAAAGACATCGTGACCGCCATCGGACGCGGCTTTGCCCCTGAAACCGCTTTTCGCCTCATCCGCAACGAAGAAGACATATTTGACATGGTGGATTTGCGCTTGATTTTTGGACGAAGCGAATCAGACATAAAACGCATCAAAGGCAGAATCATCGGCGCCGACGGGAAAACCCGCAAGCTCATCGAGGAGCTCAGCGAAGCCGACGTGGTGGTATACGGCCACACCGTAGGCATCATAGGCAGCTTTGAACAAGCCGACATCGCCCGCAACGCGGTGCAGATGATAGTGGAGGGCTGCCAGCACCATACAGTCTACAAGTACCTGCAACGTAAACGCACTGAACTCAAAAAAGAAAAACTGGAACTCTGGGACAAACCCCCCAAATAA